Proteins encoded in a region of the Streptomyces sp. NBC_01298 genome:
- a CDS encoding ABC transporter ATP-binding protein, which yields MSDPEALISLHEVEKVFDVRRRVGLVRREKRQVRAVDGISFEVARGEMVGYIGPNGAGKSTTIKMLTGILTPSGGRLRVAGIDPARERMRLAHRIGVVFGQRTTLWWDLPLKDSYALMRRMYRIPAARFAQNMERCVDRLDLAELLDVPVRQLSLGQRMRGDIAAALLHDPDVLYLDEPTIGLDVVSKASVRGFLRQLNEELGTTVLLTTHDLQDIEQLCERVMVIDHGRLVYDGSLGGLHTADGADGAAASERTLVVDLERELPPIEVAGARVVKVEGARQWLAFPARASAAPLVAAVAAEYPLLDLSVREPDIEDVIARMYAGRG from the coding sequence ATGTCGGATCCGGAAGCGCTGATTTCACTGCACGAGGTCGAGAAGGTCTTCGACGTACGGCGCCGGGTGGGCCTGGTGCGCCGGGAGAAACGGCAGGTCAGAGCCGTGGACGGGATCAGTTTCGAGGTGGCCCGGGGCGAGATGGTCGGCTACATCGGACCCAACGGCGCCGGCAAGTCCACCACCATCAAGATGCTGACCGGCATCCTCACCCCGAGCGGCGGCCGGCTGCGGGTCGCCGGCATCGACCCGGCCCGGGAGCGGATGCGCCTCGCGCACCGGATCGGCGTGGTGTTCGGGCAGCGCACGACGCTGTGGTGGGACCTTCCGCTGAAGGACTCGTACGCGCTGATGCGGCGGATGTACCGGATCCCGGCGGCGCGGTTCGCGCAGAACATGGAGCGCTGCGTGGACCGGCTCGACCTCGCCGAGCTGCTCGACGTACCCGTACGGCAGCTGTCGCTGGGGCAGCGGATGCGCGGGGACATCGCGGCGGCGCTGCTGCACGACCCCGACGTGCTGTACCTGGACGAGCCGACGATCGGGCTGGACGTGGTGAGCAAGGCGAGCGTACGGGGCTTCCTGCGGCAGCTGAACGAGGAGCTCGGCACCACGGTGCTGCTGACCACCCACGATCTCCAGGACATCGAGCAGCTGTGCGAACGGGTGATGGTGATCGACCACGGGCGGCTGGTGTACGACGGCTCGCTGGGCGGACTGCACACGGCGGACGGCGCGGACGGCGCGGCGGCGAGCGAGCGGACGCTGGTGGTGGACCTGGAGCGGGAGCTCCCTCCGATCGAGGTGGCGGGGGCGCGCGTGGTGAAGGTGGAGGGCGCGCGGCAGTGGCTGGCCTTCCCGGCGCGGGCTTCGGCGGCTCCACTGGTGGCGGCGGTGGCGGCGGAGTACCCGCTGCTGGACCTGTCGGTGCGGGAGCCGGACATCGAGGACGTGATCGCACGGATGTACGCGGGGCGGGGGTAG
- a CDS encoding ABC transporter permease — MRQPVVGRAGLYGAVAAGGFRRYATYGTATAAGVFTNTVFGFILAYTYIALWDERPGLGGYDQSEALTFMWVSQALLSAGALIGGGFQEEFQERVRTGDIAVDLYRPVDLQAWWLAGDLGRAGFQLLGRGVVPLVIGGLAFQLALPSAPLRWLLFLLSVLLGLVVSFALRYLLGLAAFWLMDGAGINMMATVVSIFCSGMLLPLTVFPGGFGEFVRVLPWAAMLQVPVDVLLGGGGAGAAGTAGALGFQAAWAVALLGLGRLVQSAATRKVVVQGG, encoded by the coding sequence GTGCGCCAGCCGGTAGTGGGACGAGCCGGGCTCTACGGGGCGGTCGCGGCCGGGGGGTTTCGCAGGTACGCCACCTACGGGACGGCCACCGCGGCCGGGGTGTTCACCAACACCGTGTTCGGTTTCATCCTCGCCTACACGTACATCGCGCTCTGGGACGAGCGGCCCGGGCTCGGTGGCTACGACCAGTCCGAGGCCCTGACGTTCATGTGGGTCAGTCAGGCGCTGCTCTCCGCGGGGGCGCTGATCGGCGGCGGCTTCCAGGAGGAGTTCCAGGAACGGGTCCGTACGGGTGACATCGCCGTCGACCTGTACCGTCCGGTCGATCTCCAGGCGTGGTGGCTCGCGGGTGATCTGGGCCGGGCGGGGTTTCAACTCCTGGGCCGCGGCGTAGTGCCGCTGGTGATCGGGGGGCTCGCCTTCCAGCTGGCGCTGCCCTCCGCTCCGCTGCGCTGGCTGCTCTTCCTGCTGTCCGTGCTCCTCGGGCTCGTCGTCAGCTTCGCACTGCGCTACCTGCTGGGGCTGGCGGCGTTCTGGCTGATGGACGGGGCCGGGATCAACATGATGGCCACCGTCGTCTCCATCTTCTGCTCCGGGATGCTGCTGCCGCTGACCGTGTTCCCGGGCGGCTTCGGCGAGTTCGTCCGCGTCCTGCCCTGGGCCGCGATGCTCCAGGTCCCGGTGGACGTCCTGCTCGGCGGTGGCGGCGCGGGGGCCGCGGGTACGGCGGGGGCGCTGGGTTTCCAGGCCGCTTGGGCGGTGGCGCTGCTCGGGCTGGGGCGGCTGGTGCAGTCGGCGGCGACGCGGAAGGTGGTGGTCCAGGGTGGCTGA
- a CDS encoding ABC transporter permease gives MAERVAEGGAGAAVTVPTAKAAAELVVPRRSRVLEGLRGYGLIAAMWIRSTMTYRTSFVLSTFGNAAITLLDFVAIMIMFSHVDELGGFTLPEIALLYGSCSASLGLADLLLGNTDRIGTRIRDGSLDTMLVRPVPVLAQVAADRFALRRLGRIGQGLAVLGWAVSELDQVHWTAGKALMVPVMIIAGAAIFGAVMVAGAAFQFVAGDAAEVQNSFTYGGCTMLQYPPTVFAKDLLRGVTFIVPLAFVNWLPALYVLGRPDPLGLPGWVAFASPLVAFAVFLPASLAWRAGVRSYRSTGS, from the coding sequence GTGGCTGAGCGGGTGGCGGAGGGCGGGGCCGGGGCCGCGGTTACCGTGCCGACGGCGAAGGCTGCGGCGGAGCTTGTCGTCCCGCGGCGCAGCCGGGTCCTGGAGGGGCTGCGCGGCTACGGGCTGATCGCCGCGATGTGGATCCGGTCGACGATGACGTACCGCACCTCCTTCGTGCTCTCCACTTTCGGCAACGCGGCCATCACGCTCCTCGACTTCGTCGCGATCATGATCATGTTCTCGCACGTGGACGAGCTGGGCGGCTTCACGCTGCCCGAGATCGCCCTGCTGTACGGGTCCTGCTCGGCCTCCCTGGGCCTGGCCGACCTGCTGCTCGGCAACACCGACCGGATCGGCACCCGGATCCGCGACGGCTCCCTCGACACCATGCTGGTGCGCCCGGTCCCGGTGCTCGCGCAGGTGGCGGCCGACCGCTTCGCGCTGCGCCGGCTGGGGCGGATCGGGCAGGGGCTCGCGGTGCTGGGGTGGGCGGTCTCGGAGCTGGACCAGGTGCACTGGACGGCCGGGAAGGCACTGATGGTGCCGGTGATGATCATCGCCGGGGCGGCCATCTTCGGCGCGGTGATGGTGGCCGGCGCGGCCTTCCAGTTCGTCGCCGGGGACGCCGCGGAGGTGCAGAACAGCTTCACCTACGGCGGCTGCACCATGCTCCAGTACCCGCCGACCGTCTTCGCGAAGGACCTGCTGCGCGGGGTCACCTTCATCGTGCCGCTCGCCTTCGTCAACTGGCTGCCCGCGCTGTACGTGCTGGGCCGGCCCGATCCGCTGGGGCTCCCGGGGTGGGTGGCGTTCGCGAGCCCGCTGGTGGCCTTCGCGGTGTTCCTCCCCGCGTCGCTGGCCTGGCGCGCGGGCGTTCGTTCGTACCGCAGCACGGGGAGCTAG